The following proteins come from a genomic window of Sardina pilchardus chromosome 1, fSarPil1.1, whole genome shotgun sequence:
- the LOC134093657 gene encoding forkhead box protein D1-like has product MNNLKAAASQEHLPASDLAHPACWRRWHPVGAWIMILDRKSMDESDIDVVGDGNKDAKTQNASPLDSARSVTEPKDASSSPSHEEEDKEENNPSEKCPTTARSPTTVKPPYSYIALITMAILQSPKKRLTLSEICDFISQRFSYYREKFPAWQNSIRHNLSLNDCFVKMPREPGNPGKGNYWTLDPMSSDMFENGSFLRRRKRFKRQHFRFSMVKETPLELTGLPSFAYGAYGMGTARFQLPCLELYNVGMEHHAGSSCSPTIPPVSSILPALSTLFSRTSGTRPKAFLPSQPLAFESLDTTRGTPVSSALVPGSPFLPPVALHPVGTQHLLNLQEYHKFHSLHSPGLANKLLQHLGDAST; this is encoded by the coding sequence atgaacAACTTGAAGGCGGCCGCTTCGCAAGAGCATTTGCCTGCGTCAGATCTCGCTCATCCCGCCTGTTGGCGCAGGTGGCACCCGGTCGGCGCGTGGATTATGATATTGGACAGAAAATCAATGGATGAGTCCGATATCGACGTGGTCGGAGACGGTAACAAAGACGCCAAAACTCAGAACGCCTCTCCGCTGGACAGTGCAAGGAGCGTAACGGAACCAAAGGATGCGTCATCATCTCCAAGCCATGAAGAAGAGGATAAGGAAGAAAACAACCCGTCTGAAAAATGTCCAACTACGGCCAGGAGTCCCACAACGGTGAAACCCCCTTACTCATATATTGCCTTGATAACTATGGCAATCCTCCAAAGTCCCAAAAAACGTTTGACATTGAGTGAGATTTGTGACTTCATCAGCCAACGATTTTCTTATTACCGTGAGAAATTCCCAGCTTGGCAGAATTCAATCCGACACAACCTGTCCCTCAATGATTGTTTTGTCAAAATGCCACGCGAGCCGGGAAATCCCGGTAAGGGGAATTATTGGACTCTGGACCCCATGTCGTCGGACATGTTCGAGAACGGGAGCTTTCTGCGTCGAAGGAAGCGCTTTAAACGGCAACACTTCCGTTTCAGTATGGTGAAGGAGACGCCACTGGAGCTAACCGGCTTGCCGAGCTTTGCCTACGGTGCGTATGGAATGGGCACCGCGCGCTTTCAGCTCCCGTGTTTGGAGTTATACAATGTTGGCATGGAGCACCACGCGGGGTCGTCCTGTTCTCCGACCATTCCACCTGTTAGCAGCATCTTGCCGGCGTTGTCCACTCTTTTCTCCAGAACTTCAGGTACACGGCCGAAAGCATTCCTTCCCTCGCAGCCGCTTGCTTTTGAGTCGCTGGATACGACTCGCGGGACTCCGGTGTCCTCAGCCCTGGTCCCGGGTTCGCCGTTTTTACCTCCGGTCGCTCTCCATCCAGTTGGCACTCAGCATCTTCTAAACCTGCAAGAGTACCACAAGTTTCATTCCCTCCACAGTCCAGGCCTCGCCAATAAACTTTTACAGCACCTTGGTGACGCCAGCACTTAG